One stretch of Nocardia mangyaensis DNA includes these proteins:
- a CDS encoding cytochrome c oxidase subunit 4 has translation MRIEARIFELLTAFFILVGIVYGFFTAQSRTGVEWAGTTAIVLTAGLSLIIGTYFRFVARRIDLRPEDYEDAEIVDGAGDLGFFSPGSFWPILLAAAGSVTALGLAFFQFWLIGLGVVLVLAASAGLVFEYYLGAEKH, from the coding sequence ATGAGGATCGAAGCGCGGATCTTCGAACTGCTCACAGCGTTCTTCATCCTGGTGGGCATCGTCTACGGCTTCTTCACCGCGCAGTCTCGCACCGGCGTGGAATGGGCGGGCACCACCGCGATCGTGCTGACCGCGGGACTGTCGCTGATCATCGGCACCTACTTCCGCTTCGTCGCGCGCCGCATCGATCTGCGGCCCGAGGACTACGAGGACGCCGAGATCGTCGACGGCGCGGGCGACCTGGGCTTCTTCTCGCCCGGCAGCTTCTGGCCCATCCTGCTGGCCGCGGCCGGCTCGGTGACCGCGCTGGGCCTGGCGTTCTTCCAGTTCTGGCTGATCGGTCTGGGCGTGGTCCTGGTCCTGGCCGCTTCGGCCGGCCTGGTGTTCGAGTACTACCTGGGCGCCGAGAAGCACTGA
- a CDS encoding FAD-binding oxidoreductase, whose amino-acid sequence MGTPHSVISEEYLPTDTADVVRTVRDSRDRSERLTVRGGEQTEESYGLPDQRAVLSLRKMNSVLDINLGRRTVRVQAGAKLSEIDRRLGAHGLGLPVVGDHRDITAGGFASVGGVSTASHRYGMFIDQIVDLEYVDPDGRIGTCGRGHHTERFHRILGAGGRAGIITALTLDVVEVDKDHTWLTTDADRFLDFDSFVEHATTEITNPGSAALQVGRWVDTAPLKVARPVGTGQVTLGAVRFGQWSSLYPTAPTRGLRARREVGTRTRKSLGAIASAAGGRAGMPVRNAAAGALMFAPKVLTIRDAEYLADTVINSSERGPAYRVGVFAPLANYGSVFYGLHDLFAGHRERTGCFTVISAMTYGVRSAYLRAEAAARGLAPADYGLITFTCRLRPSALPSEQLREIVSGIDDICRSEQALRYSV is encoded by the coding sequence ATGGGCACGCCGCATTCCGTCATCTCCGAAGAATATCTCCCCACCGACACGGCGGATGTCGTTCGCACTGTGCGTGATTCACGTGATCGTTCGGAACGATTGACGGTTCGCGGCGGTGAGCAGACCGAAGAGTCCTATGGGCTGCCCGATCAGCGCGCGGTGCTCTCCCTGCGCAAGATGAACTCGGTCCTCGACATCAACCTCGGTCGGCGCACCGTGCGGGTGCAGGCCGGGGCGAAACTGTCCGAGATCGACCGCCGCCTCGGCGCGCACGGTCTCGGCCTGCCCGTGGTGGGCGATCACCGTGACATCACCGCGGGCGGGTTCGCCTCGGTCGGCGGCGTGAGCACCGCCTCGCACCGCTACGGCATGTTCATCGACCAGATCGTCGACCTCGAGTACGTCGACCCCGACGGCCGGATCGGCACCTGCGGGCGCGGTCATCACACCGAGCGTTTTCACCGCATCCTCGGCGCGGGCGGACGCGCGGGGATCATCACCGCGCTGACCCTCGACGTGGTCGAGGTCGACAAGGACCACACCTGGCTCACCACCGACGCCGACCGGTTCCTCGACTTCGATTCCTTCGTCGAGCACGCCACCACCGAGATCACCAATCCCGGCAGCGCGGCGCTGCAGGTCGGCCGCTGGGTCGACACCGCCCCGCTGAAGGTGGCGCGGCCCGTCGGCACCGGCCAGGTGACCCTCGGCGCGGTCCGCTTCGGCCAGTGGTCGAGCCTCTACCCCACCGCGCCCACCCGCGGCCTGCGGGCCCGGCGCGAGGTCGGCACCCGCACCCGCAAGTCACTGGGCGCCATCGCCTCCGCCGCCGGCGGGCGCGCGGGTATGCCGGTGCGCAACGCGGCGGCCGGCGCGCTCATGTTCGCGCCGAAAGTGCTCACCATCCGCGACGCCGAGTACCTCGCCGACACCGTGATCAACTCTTCCGAACGCGGCCCCGCCTACCGTGTCGGGGTGTTCGCCCCCCTGGCCAACTACGGCTCGGTGTTCTACGGCCTGCACGACCTGTTCGCCGGACACCGCGAGCGCACGGGGTGCTTCACCGTCATCTCCGCGATGACCTACGGCGTGCGCTCGGCGTACCTGCGCGCCGAAGCCGCCGCCCGCGGCCTCGCCCCCGCCGACTACGGCCTGATCACCTTCACCTGCCGCCTGCGTCCCTCGGCCCTGCCGTCGGAGCAGCTGCGCGAGATCGTCTCCGGCATCGACGACATCTGCCGCTCCGAACAGGCCCTGCGGTACAGCGTGTAA